Proteins from a single region of Halichoerus grypus chromosome 13, mHalGry1.hap1.1, whole genome shotgun sequence:
- the MPPE1 gene encoding metallophosphoesterase 1 isoform X3 produces MALIGLGFGRQHLCLLKRRSSLLLKLTAVVFAVLLFCEFLIYYLVIFRCDWPEVKTPAHDSGQKTLKAMFLADTHLLGEVRGHWLDKLRREWQMERAFQTALWLLQPEVVFILGDIFDEGKWSSFQAWADDVERFQKIFRHPRHVQLKVVAGNHDIGFHYQMSTYKIKRFEKVFNPERLFSWKGMNFVLVNSVALEGDGCHICSEAEAELIEISHKLNCSREERGPGRCGRAPLLPASAPVLLQHFPLFRRSDANCSGEDAAPLEERAIPFKERYDVLSREASQQLLWWLRPRLILSGHTHSACEVLHGAGVPEISVPSFSWRNRNNPSFIMSSMTPTEYALAKCYLPYENTVLATYCVAAGLLVVLILVHSGLLPSPLLFGWNLLRKFKTM; encoded by the exons ATGGCTCTGATCGGGCTGGGGTTTGGAAGGCAGCATCTTTGTCTGCTAAAGAGAAGGAGTTCCTTGCTGTTGAAACTCACAGCAGTTGTCTTTGCCGTGCTtctgttttgtgaatttttaatcTATTACTTAGTGATCTTTCGGTGTGATTGGCCTGAGGTGAAAACTCCAGCCCACGACAGTGGACAAAAGACTCTGAAAGCCATGTTTTTGGCTGATACCCACTTGCTTGGGGAAGTGCGAGGCCATTGGCTAGACAAATTACGAAG GGAGTGGCAAATGGAGAGAGCCTTCCAGACGGCTCTGTGGTTGTTGCAGCCAGAAGTCGTCTTCATTCTAGGGGACATCTTTGATGAAGGGAAGTGGAGCTCCTTCCAG GCCTGGGCAGATGATGTGGAGCGGTTTCAGAAAATATTCAGACACCCACGTCACGTGCAGCTGAAGGTGGTTGCTGGCAACCATGACATTGGCTTCCACTATCA GATGAGCACATACAAAATAAAACGATTTGAGAAAGTTTTCAACCCTGAAAGGCTGTTTTCTTGGAAAGGAATGAA TTTTGTGCTGGTCAACAGCGTCGCCCTGGAAGGGGACGGCTGCCACATTTGCTCTGAAGCCGAAGCCGAACTCATCGAAATTTCTCACAAACTGAATTGCTCCCGCGAG GAGCGAGGCCCCGGCCGCTGCGGGAGGGCGCCGCTGCTGCCCGCGTCGGCCCCGGTGCTCCTGCAG CATTTCCCGCTTTTCCGGAGGAGCGATGCGAATTGTTCCGGGGAGGACGCCGCGCCTCTGGAAGAGCGGGCCATCCCGTTTAAGGAGAGATACGACGTGCTCTCCCGGGAGGCCTCACAGCAG CTGCTCTGGTGGCTGCGACCACGCCTCATCCTGAGCGGCCACACGCACAGTGCGTGCGAGGTGCTCCACGGCGCCGGAGTCCCCGAGATCAGCGTGCCGTCTTTCAGTTGGAGGAACAGAAACAACCCCAGCTTCATCATG AGCAGTATGACGCCCACAGAGTACGCCCTCGCCAAGTGCTACCTCCCCTACGAGAACACCGTTCTGGCCACATACTGTGTAGCAGCTGGGCTCCTGGTGGTCCTCATATTAGTTCACTCTGGGCTTCTACCCTCACCTCTTCTTTTTGGCTGGAACCTGCTCAGAAAATTTAAGACCATGTAA
- the MPPE1 gene encoding metallophosphoesterase 1 isoform X1, giving the protein MALIGLGFGRQHLCLLKRRSSLLLKLTAVVFAVLLFCEFLIYYLVIFRCDWPEVKTPAHDSGQKTLKAMFLADTHLLGEVRGHWLDKLRREWQMERAFQTALWLLQPEVVFILGDIFDEGKWSSFQAWADDVERFQKIFRHPRHVQLKVVAGNHDIGFHYQMSTYKIKRFEKVFNPERLFSWKGMNFVLVNSVALEGDGCHICSEAEAELIEISHKLNCSREVGEHLKAQERGPGRCGRAPLLPASAPVLLQHFPLFRRSDANCSGEDAAPLEERAIPFKERYDVLSREASQQLLWWLRPRLILSGHTHSACEVLHGAGVPEISVPSFSWRNRNNPSFIMSSMTPTEYALAKCYLPYENTVLATYCVAAGLLVVLILVHSGLLPSPLLFGWNLLRKFKTM; this is encoded by the exons ATGGCTCTGATCGGGCTGGGGTTTGGAAGGCAGCATCTTTGTCTGCTAAAGAGAAGGAGTTCCTTGCTGTTGAAACTCACAGCAGTTGTCTTTGCCGTGCTtctgttttgtgaatttttaatcTATTACTTAGTGATCTTTCGGTGTGATTGGCCTGAGGTGAAAACTCCAGCCCACGACAGTGGACAAAAGACTCTGAAAGCCATGTTTTTGGCTGATACCCACTTGCTTGGGGAAGTGCGAGGCCATTGGCTAGACAAATTACGAAG GGAGTGGCAAATGGAGAGAGCCTTCCAGACGGCTCTGTGGTTGTTGCAGCCAGAAGTCGTCTTCATTCTAGGGGACATCTTTGATGAAGGGAAGTGGAGCTCCTTCCAG GCCTGGGCAGATGATGTGGAGCGGTTTCAGAAAATATTCAGACACCCACGTCACGTGCAGCTGAAGGTGGTTGCTGGCAACCATGACATTGGCTTCCACTATCA GATGAGCACATACAAAATAAAACGATTTGAGAAAGTTTTCAACCCTGAAAGGCTGTTTTCTTGGAAAGGAATGAA TTTTGTGCTGGTCAACAGCGTCGCCCTGGAAGGGGACGGCTGCCACATTTGCTCTGAAGCCGAAGCCGAACTCATCGAAATTTCTCACAAACTGAATTGCTCCCGCGAGGTAGGAGAGCACCTGAAGGCACAG GAGCGAGGCCCCGGCCGCTGCGGGAGGGCGCCGCTGCTGCCCGCGTCGGCCCCGGTGCTCCTGCAG CATTTCCCGCTTTTCCGGAGGAGCGATGCGAATTGTTCCGGGGAGGACGCCGCGCCTCTGGAAGAGCGGGCCATCCCGTTTAAGGAGAGATACGACGTGCTCTCCCGGGAGGCCTCACAGCAG CTGCTCTGGTGGCTGCGACCACGCCTCATCCTGAGCGGCCACACGCACAGTGCGTGCGAGGTGCTCCACGGCGCCGGAGTCCCCGAGATCAGCGTGCCGTCTTTCAGTTGGAGGAACAGAAACAACCCCAGCTTCATCATG AGCAGTATGACGCCCACAGAGTACGCCCTCGCCAAGTGCTACCTCCCCTACGAGAACACCGTTCTGGCCACATACTGTGTAGCAGCTGGGCTCCTGGTGGTCCTCATATTAGTTCACTCTGGGCTTCTACCCTCACCTCTTCTTTTTGGCTGGAACCTGCTCAGAAAATTTAAGACCATGTAA
- the MPPE1 gene encoding metallophosphoesterase 1 isoform X4 gives MALIGLGFGRQHLCLLKRRSSLLLKLTAVVFAVLLFCEFLIYYLVIFRCDWPEVKTPAHDSGQKTLKAMFLADTHLLGEVRGHWLDKLRREWQMERAFQTALWLLQPEVVFILGDIFDEGKWSSFQAWADDVERFQKIFRHPRHVQLKVVAGNHDIGFHYQMSTYKIKRFEKVFNPERLFSWKGMNVALEGDGCHICSEAEAELIEISHKLNCSREERGPGRCGRAPLLPASAPVLLQHFPLFRRSDANCSGEDAAPLEERAIPFKERYDVLSREASQQLLWWLRPRLILSGHTHSACEVLHGAGVPEISVPSFSWRNRNNPSFIMSSMTPTEYALAKCYLPYENTVLATYCVAAGLLVVLILVHSGLLPSPLLFGWNLLRKFKTM, from the exons ATGGCTCTGATCGGGCTGGGGTTTGGAAGGCAGCATCTTTGTCTGCTAAAGAGAAGGAGTTCCTTGCTGTTGAAACTCACAGCAGTTGTCTTTGCCGTGCTtctgttttgtgaatttttaatcTATTACTTAGTGATCTTTCGGTGTGATTGGCCTGAGGTGAAAACTCCAGCCCACGACAGTGGACAAAAGACTCTGAAAGCCATGTTTTTGGCTGATACCCACTTGCTTGGGGAAGTGCGAGGCCATTGGCTAGACAAATTACGAAG GGAGTGGCAAATGGAGAGAGCCTTCCAGACGGCTCTGTGGTTGTTGCAGCCAGAAGTCGTCTTCATTCTAGGGGACATCTTTGATGAAGGGAAGTGGAGCTCCTTCCAG GCCTGGGCAGATGATGTGGAGCGGTTTCAGAAAATATTCAGACACCCACGTCACGTGCAGCTGAAGGTGGTTGCTGGCAACCATGACATTGGCTTCCACTATCA GATGAGCACATACAAAATAAAACGATTTGAGAAAGTTTTCAACCCTGAAAGGCTGTTTTCTTGGAAAGGAATGAA CGTCGCCCTGGAAGGGGACGGCTGCCACATTTGCTCTGAAGCCGAAGCCGAACTCATCGAAATTTCTCACAAACTGAATTGCTCCCGCGAG GAGCGAGGCCCCGGCCGCTGCGGGAGGGCGCCGCTGCTGCCCGCGTCGGCCCCGGTGCTCCTGCAG CATTTCCCGCTTTTCCGGAGGAGCGATGCGAATTGTTCCGGGGAGGACGCCGCGCCTCTGGAAGAGCGGGCCATCCCGTTTAAGGAGAGATACGACGTGCTCTCCCGGGAGGCCTCACAGCAG CTGCTCTGGTGGCTGCGACCACGCCTCATCCTGAGCGGCCACACGCACAGTGCGTGCGAGGTGCTCCACGGCGCCGGAGTCCCCGAGATCAGCGTGCCGTCTTTCAGTTGGAGGAACAGAAACAACCCCAGCTTCATCATG AGCAGTATGACGCCCACAGAGTACGCCCTCGCCAAGTGCTACCTCCCCTACGAGAACACCGTTCTGGCCACATACTGTGTAGCAGCTGGGCTCCTGGTGGTCCTCATATTAGTTCACTCTGGGCTTCTACCCTCACCTCTTCTTTTTGGCTGGAACCTGCTCAGAAAATTTAAGACCATGTAA
- the MPPE1 gene encoding metallophosphoesterase 1 isoform X2, whose protein sequence is MALIGLGFGRQHLCLLKRRSSLLLKLTAVVFAVLLFCEFLIYYLVIFRCDWPEVKTPAHDSGQKTLKAMFLADTHLLGEVRGHWLDKLRREWQMERAFQTALWLLQPEVVFILGDIFDEGKWSSFQAWADDVERFQKIFRHPRHVQLKVVAGNHDIGFHYQMSTYKIKRFEKVFNPERLFSWKGMNVALEGDGCHICSEAEAELIEISHKLNCSREVGEHLKAQERGPGRCGRAPLLPASAPVLLQHFPLFRRSDANCSGEDAAPLEERAIPFKERYDVLSREASQQLLWWLRPRLILSGHTHSACEVLHGAGVPEISVPSFSWRNRNNPSFIMSSMTPTEYALAKCYLPYENTVLATYCVAAGLLVVLILVHSGLLPSPLLFGWNLLRKFKTM, encoded by the exons ATGGCTCTGATCGGGCTGGGGTTTGGAAGGCAGCATCTTTGTCTGCTAAAGAGAAGGAGTTCCTTGCTGTTGAAACTCACAGCAGTTGTCTTTGCCGTGCTtctgttttgtgaatttttaatcTATTACTTAGTGATCTTTCGGTGTGATTGGCCTGAGGTGAAAACTCCAGCCCACGACAGTGGACAAAAGACTCTGAAAGCCATGTTTTTGGCTGATACCCACTTGCTTGGGGAAGTGCGAGGCCATTGGCTAGACAAATTACGAAG GGAGTGGCAAATGGAGAGAGCCTTCCAGACGGCTCTGTGGTTGTTGCAGCCAGAAGTCGTCTTCATTCTAGGGGACATCTTTGATGAAGGGAAGTGGAGCTCCTTCCAG GCCTGGGCAGATGATGTGGAGCGGTTTCAGAAAATATTCAGACACCCACGTCACGTGCAGCTGAAGGTGGTTGCTGGCAACCATGACATTGGCTTCCACTATCA GATGAGCACATACAAAATAAAACGATTTGAGAAAGTTTTCAACCCTGAAAGGCTGTTTTCTTGGAAAGGAATGAA CGTCGCCCTGGAAGGGGACGGCTGCCACATTTGCTCTGAAGCCGAAGCCGAACTCATCGAAATTTCTCACAAACTGAATTGCTCCCGCGAGGTAGGAGAGCACCTGAAGGCACAG GAGCGAGGCCCCGGCCGCTGCGGGAGGGCGCCGCTGCTGCCCGCGTCGGCCCCGGTGCTCCTGCAG CATTTCCCGCTTTTCCGGAGGAGCGATGCGAATTGTTCCGGGGAGGACGCCGCGCCTCTGGAAGAGCGGGCCATCCCGTTTAAGGAGAGATACGACGTGCTCTCCCGGGAGGCCTCACAGCAG CTGCTCTGGTGGCTGCGACCACGCCTCATCCTGAGCGGCCACACGCACAGTGCGTGCGAGGTGCTCCACGGCGCCGGAGTCCCCGAGATCAGCGTGCCGTCTTTCAGTTGGAGGAACAGAAACAACCCCAGCTTCATCATG AGCAGTATGACGCCCACAGAGTACGCCCTCGCCAAGTGCTACCTCCCCTACGAGAACACCGTTCTGGCCACATACTGTGTAGCAGCTGGGCTCCTGGTGGTCCTCATATTAGTTCACTCTGGGCTTCTACCCTCACCTCTTCTTTTTGGCTGGAACCTGCTCAGAAAATTTAAGACCATGTAA
- the MPPE1 gene encoding metallophosphoesterase 1 isoform X5: protein MALIGLGFGRQHLCLLKRRSSLLLKLTAVVFAVLLFCEFLIYYLVIFRCDWPEVKTPAHDSGQKTLKAMFLADTHLLGEVRGHWLDKLRREWQMERAFQTALWLLQPEVVFILGDIFDEGKWSSFQAWADDVERFQKIFRHPRHVQLKVVAGNHDIGFHYQMSTYKIKRFEKVFNPERLFSWKGMNFVLVNSVALEGDGCHICSEAEAELIEISHKLNCSREVGEHLKAQERGPGRCGRAPLLPASAPVLLQHFPLFRRSDANCSGEDAAPLEERAIPFKERYDVLSREASQQNLFSYLRERKQETGHEQGEREREKQPPR from the exons ATGGCTCTGATCGGGCTGGGGTTTGGAAGGCAGCATCTTTGTCTGCTAAAGAGAAGGAGTTCCTTGCTGTTGAAACTCACAGCAGTTGTCTTTGCCGTGCTtctgttttgtgaatttttaatcTATTACTTAGTGATCTTTCGGTGTGATTGGCCTGAGGTGAAAACTCCAGCCCACGACAGTGGACAAAAGACTCTGAAAGCCATGTTTTTGGCTGATACCCACTTGCTTGGGGAAGTGCGAGGCCATTGGCTAGACAAATTACGAAG GGAGTGGCAAATGGAGAGAGCCTTCCAGACGGCTCTGTGGTTGTTGCAGCCAGAAGTCGTCTTCATTCTAGGGGACATCTTTGATGAAGGGAAGTGGAGCTCCTTCCAG GCCTGGGCAGATGATGTGGAGCGGTTTCAGAAAATATTCAGACACCCACGTCACGTGCAGCTGAAGGTGGTTGCTGGCAACCATGACATTGGCTTCCACTATCA GATGAGCACATACAAAATAAAACGATTTGAGAAAGTTTTCAACCCTGAAAGGCTGTTTTCTTGGAAAGGAATGAA TTTTGTGCTGGTCAACAGCGTCGCCCTGGAAGGGGACGGCTGCCACATTTGCTCTGAAGCCGAAGCCGAACTCATCGAAATTTCTCACAAACTGAATTGCTCCCGCGAGGTAGGAGAGCACCTGAAGGCACAG GAGCGAGGCCCCGGCCGCTGCGGGAGGGCGCCGCTGCTGCCCGCGTCGGCCCCGGTGCTCCTGCAG CATTTCCCGCTTTTCCGGAGGAGCGATGCGAATTGTTCCGGGGAGGACGCCGCGCCTCTGGAAGAGCGGGCCATCCCGTTTAAGGAGAGATACGACGTGCTCTCCCGGGAGGCCTCACAGCAG aatttatttagttatttgagagagagaaagcaagagacaggacatgagcagggggagcgggagagggagaagcagcctccccgctga